From Streptomyces sp. Edi4, one genomic window encodes:
- a CDS encoding M15 family metallopeptidase, whose protein sequence is MTDIITLSDPRVAAVPLEDCAEPLVDIRGVPELLLDGRQADGLGAYARIRSGVLDRLLRAQRALPSGTRLLVVEGYRPPELQRVYFERYAGALRAAHPEASPGRIRELASAYISPPEVAPHVSGGGIDLTLCTEDGTELALGTEVNASPEESDNACRTDAPNIDATARAHREVMRRALTSAGFVNYPTEWWHWSYGDRYWALLSGQPAAHYGPVELPDGPRPTAAPA, encoded by the coding sequence GTGACCGACATCATCACTCTCTCCGATCCGCGCGTGGCGGCCGTCCCGCTGGAGGACTGCGCGGAACCGCTCGTCGACATCCGGGGCGTACCCGAGCTGCTGCTCGACGGCCGGCAGGCCGACGGCCTCGGCGCCTACGCCCGGATCCGGTCCGGTGTCCTCGACCGGCTCCTTCGGGCACAGCGAGCGCTCCCTTCGGGAACGCGCCTCCTGGTGGTCGAGGGATACCGGCCGCCGGAGCTGCAACGCGTCTACTTCGAACGGTATGCGGGGGCCTTGCGGGCCGCGCACCCCGAGGCGTCTCCGGGTCGGATCCGAGAACTGGCCAGCGCCTACATCTCGCCGCCGGAGGTCGCCCCGCACGTCAGCGGCGGCGGGATCGACCTGACGCTGTGCACCGAGGACGGCACCGAACTGGCCCTGGGCACCGAGGTCAACGCCTCCCCGGAGGAGAGCGACAACGCGTGCCGTACGGACGCGCCGAACATCGACGCCACCGCCCGTGCCCACCGCGAGGTCATGCGGCGGGCGCTGACATCCGCCGGATTCGTCAACTACCCCACGGAATGGTGGCACTGGTCCTACGGCGACCGGTACTGGGCGCTGCTGTCCGGGCAGCCGGCCGCCCACTACGGCCCCGTGGAACTGCCGGACGGGCCCCGGCCCACCGCCGCACCGGCCTGA
- a CDS encoding sigma-70 family RNA polymerase sigma factor: MSRIEPCRSATDRPPDGMNSAEFDAVFTEVMPRLRRRLLALTGNPHDADDLLQDTYLRLSRRARKRTLAPQQHPYAYASATALNLLRDSWQRPSRRETVTDRLPEGGWDGGVERCEARRTALALLALLTPKEAAAVILVDLEGLSHDVAGERLGAHRGTVQRNRMRGLAKMRAALCETRPR; encoded by the coding sequence ATGAGCCGCATCGAACCCTGCCGCAGCGCCACCGACCGCCCGCCCGACGGCATGAACTCGGCCGAGTTCGACGCCGTCTTCACCGAGGTCATGCCCCGGCTGCGCCGACGGCTCCTGGCCCTGACCGGAAATCCGCACGACGCCGACGACTTGCTCCAGGACACCTACCTGCGGCTCTCCCGCCGCGCAAGGAAACGCACCCTCGCCCCCCAACAGCATCCGTACGCCTACGCCTCCGCGACCGCGCTCAACCTGCTGCGTGACTCCTGGCAGCGTCCCTCCCGCCGGGAGACGGTCACCGACCGGCTGCCCGAGGGCGGCTGGGACGGGGGCGTCGAGCGCTGCGAGGCGCGCCGCACGGCGCTTGCGCTGCTCGCCCTGCTGACGCCGAAGGAGGCCGCCGCCGTGATCCTCGTGGATCTGGAGGGGCTGAGTCACGACGTGGCGGGGGAGCGGCTGGGCGCACACCGGGGGACGGTGCAGCGCAACCGGATGCGGGGCCTCGCCAAGATGAGGGCCGCGCTGTGCGAGACCCGGCCCCGCTGA